One Treponema pectinovorum DNA segment encodes these proteins:
- a CDS encoding DedA family protein: MFDALMNFFTAYFHYWPVTCFILLLFAGLNFPIPEDAVIIISAGIAAADHSLLIPNWGALYAGIFISDIMSYFLGKLVSKGMFQFKAIRKKLTPKRLRFVSKTLDDYGFRTFIVCRFIPFGVRNTLFMGSGFVGLPFKKFVLYDSIAAIISCSTLYFLMIFMGAKASLVYKVVGVILFVSLVASFAILIVKVLKREAMEFRKEDEEKENK, translated from the coding sequence ATGTTCGATGCGTTAATGAATTTTTTTACAGCGTATTTTCACTATTGGCCTGTTACATGTTTTATCCTTTTGCTTTTTGCGGGCTTGAATTTTCCTATTCCAGAAGATGCTGTAATAATCATATCCGCTGGAATTGCAGCGGCAGACCACTCGCTTTTGATTCCAAACTGGGGTGCCTTGTATGCTGGTATTTTTATAAGCGATATAATGAGTTATTTTTTAGGAAAGCTTGTTTCCAAGGGAATGTTTCAATTTAAAGCGATAAGAAAAAAATTGACGCCAAAGAGATTGCGTTTTGTTTCTAAAACTTTGGATGATTACGGTTTTAGAACCTTTATCGTATGCAGATTTATTCCTTTTGGTGTGCGCAACACTCTTTTTATGGGCTCTGGATTTGTTGGTCTACCCTTTAAAAAATTTGTCCTTTACGATTCCATTGCAGCAATAATCAGTTGTTCTACTCTTTACTTTTTAATGATTTTTATGGGCGCAAAAGCTTCTCTCGTTTATAAAGTTGTGGGAGTTATTCTGTTTGTTTCTCTAGTCGCTTCTTTTGCAATTTTAATTGTCAAGGTTTTAAAACGAGAAGCGATGGAATTTCGCAAAGAAGATGAAGAAAAAGAAAATAAATAA
- a CDS encoding CDP-alcohol phosphatidyltransferase family protein, whose protein sequence is MLGVYDYTVILTYLSIVSAIIGIAFSFTPQLILAAIICLMLCGFLDAFDGKVARSKKNRSTFAKKFGIQIDSLSDVIAFGVLPACIGINLVKTSRFLEKLTTKTHHYTYLKDVLFAICVLYALCAVIRLAYYNVSEEERQKEEDGNREYFTGVPVTTAAIIFPLIYLLQLANRLDLTLVYMFFMALIGALFVSETKIRKPGFKHLILLVILGVVEVVLMVLLQTLGKK, encoded by the coding sequence ATGTTAGGAGTTTACGACTACACAGTCATTTTGACTTATCTTTCAATCGTTTCGGCAATTATTGGAATCGCTTTTTCGTTTACGCCACAGTTGATACTGGCAGCTATAATCTGCCTTATGCTTTGTGGATTTTTAGATGCCTTTGATGGAAAAGTTGCGCGCTCAAAGAAAAATCGCTCAACTTTTGCAAAAAAATTTGGAATCCAAATAGATTCTCTTTCGGACGTAATTGCGTTTGGAGTATTACCTGCCTGCATAGGAATCAATCTTGTAAAAACTTCCAGATTTTTAGAAAAGCTCACAACAAAAACTCATCATTACACCTATCTAAAAGATGTGCTTTTTGCAATCTGCGTTCTTTACGCTCTTTGTGCAGTTATAAGGCTTGCTTATTACAATGTTTCGGAAGAAGAAAGACAAAAAGAAGAAGATGGTAACCGTGAATATTTTACAGGAGTTCCTGTTACAACCGCTGCTATAATTTTTCCTTTGATATATTTGCTTCAACTTGCAAACCGTTTGGATTTAACTCTTGTCTATATGTTTTTTATGGCTTTGATAGGTGCACTTTTTGTTTCTGAAACAAAAATACGAAAACCAGGATTTAAACACCTTATACTCTTAGTTATTTTGGGAGTTGTAGAAGTTGTACTTATGGTCTTACTGCAAACTCTTGGAAAAAAATAG
- the queD gene encoding 6-carboxytetrahydropterin synthase QueD — protein sequence MFEVRVTDDFAAAHFLRDYHGKCENLHGHNYKVYVHVEGRTLDDGGMLLDFTVLKSALKQVLSKIDHTNLNDIKEFDQNPSAEKIAMYIYNQMLVHLKEKNIDLSQNSPSGTKISKVDVFETERNRARYKPE from the coding sequence ATGTTTGAAGTTCGAGTAACAGACGATTTTGCAGCAGCTCATTTTTTGCGCGACTATCACGGAAAATGCGAAAACCTGCACGGTCACAATTATAAAGTTTACGTTCATGTAGAAGGTCGCACGCTAGACGACGGTGGAATGCTTTTAGATTTTACAGTTTTAAAATCGGCATTAAAACAAGTGCTTTCAAAAATAGACCACACAAATCTAAACGATATAAAAGAATTTGACCAAAACCCAAGCGCAGAAAAGATTGCAATGTACATCTACAACCAGATGCTCGTTCACTTAAAAGAAAAAAACATAGATTTGTCGCAAAACTCGCCGAGCGGAACAAAGATAAGCAAAGTAGACGTTTTTGAAACAGAACGCAACAGGGCGCGCTACAAGCCAGAATAA
- the purA gene encoding adenylosuccinate synthase, with protein MKVVVIGAQWGDEGKGKIVDYLAEDAKYVVRYAGGPNAGHTIVVDGKQFALHQVPSGILYPQKSVFLGAGMVIDPEALFNELAMLKENGIDWEGRVFISDRAHIILPHYRQMDKDRDAARKRPIGTTGRGIGIAYSEKAQRDGIRLADLDWKQKMDEFEGEDLEYINKYKERLLEMRVDLTAKMAEIKRENILFEGAQGAMLDIDSGTYPYVSSGASCSAGAATGCGIGPHDLDKILGVFKAYQTRVGNGPMPTEFNDSDAAQSELCRTVRETGREYGVTTGRARRCGYLDLVALRYACRVNSIDSLVLTHLDIYDPMEQIEACIAYDIDGKIVTDFPASVEAMEKAKPILQKFTGWKTSLKNIRKYSKLPKAAREYVEFIESYCQTPVGIISVGYERNETFVRKNPWK; from the coding sequence ATGAAGGTAGTTGTGATTGGTGCCCAGTGGGGAGACGAAGGAAAAGGTAAAATCGTTGATTACCTTGCAGAAGATGCCAAATATGTAGTTCGCTACGCAGGAGGTCCAAACGCAGGACACACAATAGTTGTCGACGGGAAACAGTTTGCACTCCATCAAGTTCCAAGCGGAATTCTCTATCCTCAAAAATCTGTTTTTTTGGGTGCAGGGATGGTAATCGACCCTGAGGCTCTTTTTAACGAATTGGCAATGCTAAAGGAAAATGGCATCGATTGGGAAGGCAGGGTTTTTATTTCCGATAGAGCGCATATAATTCTTCCTCATTACAGGCAAATGGATAAAGACAGGGATGCTGCACGCAAACGCCCTATTGGAACTACAGGTCGCGGAATTGGAATCGCATATTCAGAAAAAGCACAGCGCGATGGTATCCGCCTTGCAGATTTGGACTGGAAGCAAAAAATGGATGAATTTGAAGGCGAAGATCTTGAATACATCAATAAGTATAAAGAGCGCCTTTTGGAAATGCGCGTAGATTTAACAGCAAAAATGGCAGAAATAAAACGCGAGAACATCCTTTTTGAAGGTGCACAGGGCGCAATGCTCGACATTGACTCTGGAACCTATCCTTATGTTTCTTCGGGCGCTTCATGTTCAGCAGGAGCCGCAACAGGTTGTGGAATTGGACCCCACGATTTGGATAAAATTTTGGGAGTATTCAAAGCGTATCAGACCAGAGTTGGAAACGGTCCAATGCCAACAGAATTTAATGACAGCGATGCCGCTCAAAGCGAATTGTGTCGCACTGTTCGCGAGACAGGCCGTGAATATGGAGTTACAACAGGTCGCGCTCGTCGCTGTGGTTATTTGGATTTGGTTGCTTTGCGCTATGCTTGCCGCGTAAATTCAATAGACAGCCTCGTTTTAACTCATCTGGACATCTACGATCCAATGGAGCAGATAGAAGCTTGCATCGCTTACGATATAGACGGAAAAATCGTTACAGATTTCCCTGCGAGCGTAGAAGCGATGGAAAAAGCAAAGCCAATCCTTCAAAAGTTTACAGGTTGGAAAACTTCGCTAAAAAATATACGCAAATATTCAAAATTGCCAAAGGCTGCACGCGAGTACGTTGAGTTTATCGAAAGCTACTGCCAGACTCCAGTTGGAATAATTTCTGTGGGCTACGAGAGAAACGAAACTTTTGTAAGAAAAAATCCTTGGAAATAA
- the murD gene encoding UDP-N-acetylmuramoyl-L-alanine--D-glutamate ligase, protein MSQIKEPLPPVPKIYPEGCFFKTLKDIKDKKIVVMGLGVNGGGEATVRFLLKWGAKVLVTDMKTKEELQPSIQSLSNDKTLDKTNLTYRLGEHRIEDFIEADCVIKNPGVKYDGNEYLKVAKAIESDISLFLNFTKAPIIAVTGSKGKSSTVSAIHYGLKQAGFDAYLGGNITVSPLTFLEKTNSTTPVILELSSWQLADLHGRKLLKPHIAIITKIIPDHQNFYHSMLAYVADKKLIYADQTKDDFLILDFDDDRAADGGTLIENWGNVFAKEAKAQILRYSKKKLPEGIYGVWQDKNLNGVCRLPEKLMSLHSREHHKETETILKDLLVPGKHMRLNVLNAALVLQLMGIEPKNTIAILGKWNGIEHRLEYFHSYSTKNSTGKQISVKFYNDSAATVPEAAAEATQAFGKPIIFITGGTDKGLDLSPIADALCKSSNIKPEAIYLLKGSATDKIQTDLNSRGISYNGPFVSLAELLKALKEKLILNEGTSEKTVVFSPGATSFGMFTNEFDRGNKFKAAVKKIFC, encoded by the coding sequence ATGTCGCAAATAAAAGAACCACTTCCGCCAGTTCCAAAGATATATCCAGAAGGATGTTTTTTTAAAACGCTAAAAGATATAAAAGACAAAAAAATTGTCGTAATGGGCTTGGGTGTAAACGGTGGTGGCGAAGCGACCGTTAGATTTTTGCTAAAATGGGGCGCAAAAGTTCTTGTTACAGACATGAAAACCAAAGAGGAACTCCAACCAAGCATTCAATCGCTTTCAAACGATAAAACGCTCGACAAAACAAACCTCACATATCGCCTTGGTGAACACCGAATAGAAGATTTTATCGAAGCCGACTGCGTTATAAAAAATCCGGGCGTAAAATACGATGGCAACGAATATCTAAAAGTCGCAAAGGCGATAGAATCAGACATAAGCCTGTTTCTCAATTTTACAAAAGCACCGATAATCGCTGTTACAGGCTCAAAAGGCAAAAGCTCAACTGTCAGTGCAATTCACTACGGACTAAAGCAGGCGGGATTTGACGCATACTTAGGTGGAAACATAACAGTAAGCCCTCTAACCTTTCTCGAAAAAACAAACAGCACAACTCCAGTGATACTGGAACTTTCAAGCTGGCAACTTGCAGACTTACACGGCAGAAAACTCTTAAAGCCGCACATCGCTATAATCACAAAGATAATTCCAGACCACCAGAATTTTTATCACTCGATGTTGGCTTATGTTGCAGATAAAAAACTGATTTATGCAGACCAGACAAAAGACGATTTTTTGATTCTGGATTTTGATGATGACAGAGCGGCAGACGGAGGAACTTTAATAGAAAACTGGGGAAATGTTTTTGCAAAAGAAGCAAAGGCTCAAATTCTCCGTTACAGCAAAAAAAAGTTACCAGAAGGAATATATGGAGTCTGGCAGGATAAAAATTTAAACGGAGTGTGCAGATTGCCAGAAAAGCTTATGAGCCTGCACTCGCGAGAACACCACAAAGAAACCGAAACAATATTAAAAGATTTGCTCGTTCCTGGCAAACACATGCGATTGAACGTTTTAAACGCAGCTCTAGTTTTGCAACTGATGGGAATTGAACCCAAAAATACGATAGCGATTTTGGGAAAATGGAACGGAATAGAACACCGCCTGGAATACTTCCATTCATATAGCACAAAAAACTCTACAGGAAAGCAAATCTCTGTAAAGTTTTATAACGACTCAGCGGCAACAGTTCCAGAAGCTGCCGCAGAAGCAACACAAGCATTTGGAAAACCGATAATCTTTATAACTGGCGGAACAGACAAGGGGCTGGATCTTAGTCCCATTGCGGACGCTTTGTGCAAAAGTTCAAATATAAAACCAGAAGCGATATATCTGCTAAAAGGAAGTGCAACAGATAAAATTCAGACGGATTTAAATTCAAGGGGAATTTCTTACAACGGACCGTTTGTAAGCTTAGCGGAACTTTTAAAAGCCTTAAAAGAAAAATTGATTTTAAATGAAGGAACTTCCGAAAAAACAGTTGTGTTCAGTCCGGGAGCAACGAGTTTTGGAATGTTCACAAACGAATTTGACCGCGGAAACAAGTTTAAAGCGGCTGTAAAAAAAATATTCTGCTAA
- a CDS encoding D-alanine--D-alanine ligase family protein, which translates to MDITLIYGGKSGEHEISLVSAAAVARNIKKEHNITLIAITKTGRWFLQEKSELERIQNHSNASFKISEDEKNEVFIVPGGSTKRALFANSKHIPTDVVFPVLHGTFGEDGTIQGLLEMAELPYVGCPTLASAITMDKEKSKSALAQLGIPVVPGLCMRKSDIADWKRYDEILDEAQKKLGFPMFVKPCSAGSSDGANLAKNLQQLNGAIMEAFCWDNKILIEKAIDAREIECSVTGNPTTFDGKNDFEKLTAYGPGEISPTHQFYDYDAKYKDPNGAELLIPANLPEERLEEVRTLSKKAFKALDLAGLSRVDFFIDRKTDMLYLNEINTMPGFTQISMFPKMCEKFGLDFPNLTELLLKQAVERFKSARKLKTSR; encoded by the coding sequence ATGGACATAACACTTATTTACGGCGGAAAATCTGGCGAACACGAAATATCGCTCGTATCGGCAGCAGCGGTCGCACGGAACATAAAAAAGGAACACAACATAACTTTAATCGCCATAACAAAAACAGGCAGATGGTTTTTGCAGGAAAAATCAGAACTGGAGCGCATTCAAAACCACAGCAACGCTTCGTTCAAAATAAGCGAAGATGAAAAAAATGAAGTTTTTATTGTTCCTGGAGGTAGCACAAAACGAGCCTTGTTTGCAAATTCAAAACACATACCAACAGATGTTGTATTTCCAGTTTTGCACGGAACCTTTGGCGAAGATGGAACGATTCAGGGGCTTTTAGAAATGGCGGAATTGCCTTATGTGGGTTGCCCAACTCTTGCAAGCGCAATAACAATGGATAAAGAAAAATCAAAATCCGCACTTGCACAACTAGGAATTCCTGTAGTGCCAGGTCTTTGCATGCGGAAATCAGACATTGCAGACTGGAAGCGCTACGACGAAATTTTAGATGAAGCACAAAAAAAACTGGGCTTCCCGATGTTCGTAAAACCTTGTTCTGCTGGCAGTTCTGACGGAGCAAATCTTGCAAAAAATCTACAACAGTTAAACGGTGCAATAATGGAAGCGTTCTGCTGGGACAACAAAATTTTAATAGAAAAAGCGATAGATGCTAGAGAAATAGAATGCTCGGTTACAGGAAATCCCACAACATTTGACGGCAAAAATGATTTTGAAAAATTGACAGCTTACGGACCTGGAGAAATCTCTCCTACTCATCAATTCTACGACTACGACGCAAAGTATAAAGATCCAAATGGAGCAGAACTTTTAATTCCTGCAAATCTTCCAGAAGAAAGGCTCGAAGAAGTTAGAACTCTCTCAAAAAAAGCATTTAAAGCGTTGGATTTGGCAGGACTTAGCAGGGTGGATTTTTTTATAGACCGCAAAACAGATATGCTATATCTAAACGAAATAAACACAATGCCAGGATTCACACAGATAAGTATGTTCCCAAAAATGTGCGAAAAATTCGGTCTGGATTTTCCAAACCTAACAGAATTGCTCTTAAAGCAAGCAGTTGAACGCTTTAAAAGTGCACGAAAACTCAAGACTTCCAGATAA
- a CDS encoding SGNH/GDSL hydrolase family protein has product MKKLMTFALAVFAGLSISVFALEKDIANNEKVEKVEAITSVSNKKGTKIYVVGDSTFSAFADPYFYPRYGIGTKLQNYLNPKKVEVINLAMSGRSSKSFLIESNYKTLVNNIKKGDYLIIGFGHNDEKTEEARYTNPNGSKEDKGSFKNSLYENYIKLALDKKATPILCTPIVRRAPGKAYEGSYVHVTQDTSEFKGGDYSKAIRELGKETGVLVVDNTAYTKELYESLGDDKTIKFHAWLGHKSGSVDNTHLNTYGASVLAYHVVREIEKANKNFAKFVEKNIAEPTEAILVQNPSYVVPVYTEFSPADKSSVFVTTQPWFGSVFGDMGGIEKLSNPDLYEIVEDSGKVIMHSGTKDGKTSAGKIASGSDGLAFYFQQIPANKDFTLSATATVINATKNNQVSFGLMVRDDVYIDKYDNQVKSDYVAAGALGLAKGEDAWTDLFQRLDGDLKQTKVSKESFPAAGTKVSLSITKEGDTYKVQYGKDVETFTAKLTEVDSKWVYAGLYTSRSAYIEYSDIKLEIK; this is encoded by the coding sequence ATGAAAAAATTAATGACTTTCGCTCTGGCAGTTTTTGCCGGCTTGTCGATTTCGGTTTTTGCACTTGAAAAAGATATTGCAAACAACGAAAAAGTTGAAAAAGTTGAGGCGATAACTTCTGTATCAAACAAGAAAGGAACAAAAATTTATGTTGTTGGAGATTCGACTTTTAGTGCGTTTGCTGACCCATATTTTTATCCTCGCTATGGAATTGGTACAAAGTTGCAGAATTATTTAAATCCAAAAAAAGTTGAAGTTATAAACCTTGCAATGTCTGGACGTTCTTCAAAAAGTTTTTTGATTGAATCTAATTACAAGACTTTGGTTAATAACATTAAAAAAGGCGACTATCTTATAATCGGTTTTGGTCACAACGACGAAAAAACAGAGGAAGCACGCTATACAAATCCGAATGGCTCTAAAGAAGACAAAGGCTCTTTTAAAAACAGCCTCTACGAAAATTACATAAAGCTCGCTTTGGATAAAAAAGCGACTCCAATCCTGTGCACGCCAATCGTTCGCCGCGCTCCAGGCAAAGCTTATGAAGGCTCTTATGTGCACGTGACGCAAGACACTTCTGAGTTTAAGGGAGGCGATTATTCAAAAGCGATTCGCGAACTTGGTAAAGAAACCGGCGTTCTTGTTGTAGACAATACTGCGTATACAAAAGAACTTTACGAATCTTTGGGCGACGATAAAACTATAAAATTTCACGCATGGCTTGGTCATAAATCTGGTTCTGTAGATAACACTCACTTGAATACTTACGGTGCAAGCGTTCTTGCTTATCACGTTGTAAGGGAGATTGAAAAAGCAAATAAGAATTTTGCAAAGTTTGTTGAAAAAAATATTGCAGAGCCGACTGAAGCAATTTTAGTTCAAAACCCTTCTTATGTTGTTCCTGTTTATACAGAATTTTCGCCTGCGGATAAGAGTTCTGTATTTGTTACTACACAGCCTTGGTTTGGTTCTGTATTTGGTGACATGGGCGGAATCGAAAAGCTTTCAAATCCTGACCTTTATGAAATAGTCGAAGATTCTGGAAAAGTTATAATGCATTCTGGAACAAAAGACGGAAAAACTTCTGCTGGCAAAATCGCTTCTGGCTCTGACGGACTCGCATTTTATTTTCAGCAGATTCCTGCAAACAAGGATTTTACGCTTTCTGCGACCGCAACTGTTATAAATGCTACAAAAAACAACCAAGTTTCTTTTGGACTCATGGTTAGAGATGATGTTTACATAGACAAATACGACAATCAGGTAAAAAGCGATTATGTTGCTGCTGGGGCTTTGGGGCTTGCAAAAGGCGAAGATGCTTGGACAGATTTGTTCCAGCGTTTAGACGGCGATTTAAAACAGACAAAGGTTTCTAAAGAAAGTTTTCCTGCGGCAGGAACAAAGGTTTCGCTTTCTATAACAAAAGAGGGCGACACTTATAAAGTTCAATACGGAAAAGATGTTGAAACCTTTACTGCAAAACTCACAGAAGTCGATTCAAAATGGGTTTATGCAGGACTTTATACTTCTCGTTCAGCATATATTGAATATTCAGATATCAAACTTGAAATAAAATAG
- a CDS encoding Mur ligase family protein, with the protein MTKKLSDLLGSFEHTCVLFDGKTINNHPTNPEISDLFFDSRDVTSGSLFFALPGTHTTGNAFIPNAIKNGAAAIVFQDEFDEKIQNQIQKALAGRKETVAFLRTDDSRKAMAPISATFYDNPSKKIAVIGVTGTEGKSSTVSFIWQLLRLNGHKAGFISTVQYSLGEEAQPNPQHTTTPESPIIQKYLAQMVNNGCEYAVIETSSHGLSEKLNRTGNIDFDCGVFMNVTLEHLEFHKTFEQYRSDKANLFRNLDKNDHKKTILGKQVTVPAFGVVNLEDESASYFINSTKHLVMGFTTEGKAGKQAVLLGEDQKTLPPIPPAIPYIVGRNIASASYGLSFSIAEPNAVDQNSKPLSQNVIHIKSSLPGAFNAYNIMASLLVVSRITSTPMEKVAEKVKDLKPIKGRMTIIDKNQPFEVIVDYAHTPSSFQTIFPPIRRHCNAQIIALFGSGGERDTKKRPLQGEIAAKFCDTIILTDEDPRQEESLKILNDIAEGAKKAGKIQDKNLFLIPDRPTAIRKAFTLAGKGDIVLLLGKSHENSIIYKDGPHPYDEISEAKKALEEMGY; encoded by the coding sequence ATGACAAAAAAATTATCAGACCTCTTGGGTTCTTTCGAACATACCTGCGTACTTTTTGACGGGAAAACGATAAATAACCATCCGACAAATCCTGAAATTTCAGATTTATTTTTTGACAGCCGCGACGTTACATCAGGCTCGCTGTTCTTTGCACTTCCTGGCACTCACACAACAGGCAACGCCTTTATCCCCAATGCAATAAAAAATGGAGCTGCAGCAATAGTTTTTCAAGACGAATTTGACGAGAAAATTCAAAACCAAATACAAAAAGCCTTAGCAGGAAGGAAAGAAACCGTTGCATTTTTGCGCACAGACGACAGCCGAAAAGCGATGGCGCCCATTTCTGCAACTTTTTACGACAACCCTTCAAAAAAAATCGCAGTAATTGGCGTAACAGGCACGGAAGGGAAATCTTCGACTGTAAGTTTTATCTGGCAGCTTTTGCGTTTAAACGGTCATAAAGCAGGCTTTATATCTACGGTTCAGTATTCTCTTGGAGAAGAAGCACAGCCAAATCCGCAGCACACGACAACTCCAGAGTCGCCAATCATTCAAAAGTATCTTGCTCAAATGGTAAATAACGGCTGCGAATATGCTGTTATAGAAACTTCAAGCCACGGACTTTCAGAAAAATTAAACCGCACAGGAAACATAGATTTTGACTGCGGCGTTTTTATGAATGTAACTTTGGAACATTTGGAATTCCACAAAACTTTTGAGCAGTACAGAAGCGATAAAGCAAACTTATTCAGAAACCTCGACAAAAACGACCACAAAAAGACGATACTCGGCAAACAGGTAACAGTTCCAGCGTTTGGGGTTGTAAACTTAGAAGACGAATCTGCAAGCTATTTTATAAACTCGACAAAACATCTGGTAATGGGCTTTACCACAGAAGGAAAAGCAGGCAAACAGGCGGTTCTCTTAGGCGAAGACCAAAAAACACTTCCTCCAATTCCTCCTGCAATCCCATACATCGTTGGCAGAAATATCGCAAGTGCAAGTTATGGACTTTCATTCAGCATAGCAGAACCAAATGCTGTCGACCAAAATTCAAAACCGCTCTCGCAAAATGTAATACACATAAAATCCAGCCTGCCTGGAGCATTCAACGCATACAACATAATGGCATCGCTTTTAGTTGTAAGCCGCATCACTTCAACTCCAATGGAAAAAGTGGCAGAAAAAGTCAAAGATTTAAAACCGATAAAGGGAAGAATGACGATAATCGACAAAAATCAGCCTTTCGAAGTAATCGTCGACTACGCACACACACCTTCAAGTTTCCAGACGATATTTCCACCAATCCGCCGCCATTGCAATGCACAGATAATTGCACTTTTTGGTTCAGGCGGAGAGCGCGACACAAAAAAAAGGCCGCTGCAAGGCGAAATAGCAGCAAAATTTTGCGACACAATCATCTTAACAGACGAAGACCCACGCCAGGAAGAAAGCCTTAAAATCTTAAACGACATAGCAGAAGGTGCAAAAAAAGCGGGTAAGATTCAAGACAAAAATCTCTTTCTAATACCCGACCGGCCGACTGCAATCAGAAAGGCGTTTACGCTTGCAGGCAAAGGCGACATCGTGCTTTTACTCGGAAAAAGCCATGAAAATTCAATAATCTACAAAGACGGTCCGCATCCTTACGACGAAATTTCAGAGGCAAAAAAAGCGCTGGAAGAGATGGGCTATTAA